A genomic window from Prunus persica cultivar Lovell chromosome G2, Prunus_persica_NCBIv2, whole genome shotgun sequence includes:
- the LOC18786368 gene encoding zinc finger A20 and AN1 domain-containing stress-associated protein 9, whose amino-acid sequence MNMEPPMCAKGCGFYGCVENKNMCSKCYKDHVKQENLNAQSTTVASSVEKTDLGSIARGISLLSFQDSDDSVSNTNTSDIDNNSGSKKNRCESCNRKVGVLGFECRCGGVFCGKHRYPETHSCNLDLKKAGRDVLAKQNPLCKGDKLQCRI is encoded by the coding sequence ATGAACATGGAGCCTCCAATGTGCGCAAAGGGCTGTGGCTTTTATGGCTGTGTCGAAAACAAGAACATGTGCTCAAAGTGCTACAAAGATCATGTAAAACAAGAGAATCTCAATGCTCAGTCGACCACGGTGGCTTCATCAGTGGAAAAAACTGATCTGGGTTCCATCGCTAGAGGAATTTCCTTGCTTTCTTTTCAAGATTCAGATGATTCAGTTTCTAATACTAATACTAGTGATATTGATAATAATAGTGgatcaaagaaaaacaggTGTGAAAGTTGCAACAGAAAGGTTGGAGTGTTGGGGTTTGAATGCCGTTGTGGTGGAGTGTTTTGCGGAAAGCATAGGTATCCAGAAACACACTCGTGCAATTTGGATCTCAAGAAGGCTGGAAGAGATGTTTTGGCCAAGCAAAACCCTCTTTGCAAGGGTGACAAGCTGCAGTGCAGGATTTAG
- the LOC18785578 gene encoding methylsterol monooxygenase 1-1, with protein MLPHQSLEEAEEALGRALSVAEKLWFQYSAQKPDFILHCHNILFVMLFYTLAPLPFVFIGLGWFKNMDKFKIQPKVNDCFSNMFKCYKHVMRTFVLVVGPLQVISYPTIQWIGIRTSLPLPSLSEVFWQIVVYFIIEDFSNYWIHRMLHTKWAYKKIHRVHHEYTAPIGLAAPYAHWAEILILGLPSFLGPALVPGHIVTYWLWFIFRQLEAIETHSGYLLPWTPTKYIPFYGGAEYHDYHHFVGEQSKSNFASIFTYCDYIYGTNKGYRSHKQVLEKVKSL; from the exons atgctgcCTCATCAAAGCCTTGAAGAAGCAGAGGAAGCCCTTGGCAGAGCTCTAAGTGTTGCAGAGAAGCTATGGTTTCAATACTCAGCTCAGAAACCTGATTTCATCCTCCACTGCCATAACATTCTCTTCGTGATGTTGTTCTATACCTTAGCTCCTCTTCCGTTCGTGTTCATAGGGCTTGGCTGGTTCAAGAACATGGACAAGTTCAAGATTCAACCGAAAGTTAACGACTGTTTCTCTAACATGTTCAAGTGCTATAAACATGTCATGCGCACCTTTGTTCTTGTCGTTGGTCCTCTGCAAGTCATTTCATACCCCACCATCCAG TGGATAGGGATTCGGACGAGTTTGCCATTACCATCCTTGTCGGAAGTATTTTGGCAAATAGTGGTGTATTTTATTATAGaggatttttcaaattattggATCCACCGGATGCTCCATACAAAATGGGCCTACAAAAAGATCCATCGGGTCCACCACGAATACACTGCTCCAATTGGGCTTGCAGCACCATATGCCCATTGGGCCGAGATTTTGATTCTGGGCCTTCCATCATTTCTCGGCCCAGCATTGGTTCCGGGGCATATTGTCACGTACTGGTTGTGGTTCATTTTCCGGCAATTGGAGGCCATCGAGACTCATAGCGG GTACTTGTTACCTTGGACTCCAACAAAATACATCCCATTTTATGGTGGTGCAGAGTACCATGACTACCACCACTTTGTTGGGGAGCAGAGTAAAAGCAACTTTGCATCGATTTTCACTTATTGCGATTACATCTATGGAACCAATAAG GGATATCGGTCTCACAAACAAGTCCTTGAGAAGGTTAAAAGTCTCTAA
- the LOC18786088 gene encoding glutathione S-transferase zeta class, which yields MEASSEQQKKSENSSSSSSSKLLLYSYWQSSCSWRVRFALSLKGLPYEYKPVNIRKGEQFSPDFKRLNPLHFVPVLVDGGIVVSDSHAILQYLEDKYPQRPLLPADPRLKALNLQAASVINSNIQPLHMLSVLKHLEEKVGPEESLSFAQLNIEKGLLALEMLLKDFASRYATGDEVYMADVFLAPQIAVSTTRFNINMSKFPTLSRLYESYKILPELEASSPERQPDAVR from the exons ATGGAAGCCAGCAGCGAGCAGCAG AAAAAGTCGGAAAATTCAtcatcgtcttcttcttcaaagctCCTGCTCTACTCCTACTGGCAGAGCTCCTGCTCTTGGCGCGTCCGCTTCGCTCTAAGTCTTAAAg GACTTCCGTACGAGTACAAACCAGTGAACATAAGAAAAGGAGAGCAGTTCAGTCCAG ACTTTAAGCGTTTGAATCCTCTTCATTTTGTCCCGGTGTTGGTCGATGGTGGCATAGTGGTGTCAGACTCCCACGCAATATTACAG TATCTGGAGGACAAGTATCCACAGAGACCGTTGTTGCCTGCTGACCCTCGGCTAAAAGCTCTTAATCTCCAG GCTGCAAGCGTTATCAACTCTAATATACAGCCTCTTCACATGTTGTCGGTGCTG AAACATCTTGAGGAAAAGGTTGGTCCTGAAGAGTCACTATCATTTGCTCAGTTGAATATAGAAAAAGGCTTACTCG CTCTTGAGATGTTGCTGAAGGATTTTGCTAGCAGATATGCCACAGGAGATGAAGTGTATATG GCTGATGTGTTCTTAGCTCCACAGATTGCTGTATCTACTACAAGGTTCAACATTAACATG TCCAAATTCCCCACTTTAAGTAGGCTGTATGAATCCTACAAGATTTTACCGGAGTTGGAAGCTTCGTCACCAGAAAGGCAACCTGATGCTGTGCGTTAA
- the LOC18785683 gene encoding transducin beta-like protein 2 yields MDPVLLIAVLSILIGAVIALAFFGNYFRKRSSEIQSISQPELQSDPKKQPSKPHQTKKSHAKPHSHTSDKDQNKKHHPLDVNTLKGHGDAVTGLCFSSDGRSLATACADGVLRIFKLDDASSKSFKFLRINLPVGGHPVAVSFSDDGLSLVAASQSLSGSSLYMYGVEKPKPSEEVKQQPKLPLPEIKWEHHKVHEKLGILTLSGTTASYGSADGSTIVASCSEGTDIILWHGKTGKILGHVDTNQLKNTMAALSPNGRFLAAAAFTADVKVWEIVYSKDGSVKEVSKAMQLKGHKSAVTWLCFTPNSEQIITASKDGSIRIWNINVRYHMDEDPKTLKVFPIPLDLGGATVQYDRLSLSPDGKILAATHGTTLQWLCVETGKLLDTADKAHEGDITCIAWAPKTIPMGDEKVLVLATSSIDKKVKLWAAPSLPAP; encoded by the exons ATGGATCCGGTTCTTCTGATTGCGGTGCTCTCAATTCTGATCGGCGCTGTCATCGCTCTAGCCTTTTTTGGTAACTACTTCCGGAAACGGAGCTCCGAAATTCAGTCCATCTCCCAACCGGAGCTCCAATCGGACCCCAAAAAGCAGCCCTCCAAGCCTCACCAGACCAAGAAGTCTCATGCCAAACCTCACTCTCATACCTCTGACAAG GATCAAAATAAGAAACATCATCCGTTGGACGTGAATACTTTGAAAGGTCATGGAGATGCAGTCACTGGCCTTTGTTTCTCGTCGGACGGGCGGAGTTTGGCAACAG CTTGTGCGGATGGAGTGCTCAGGATATTCAAGTTGGATGATGCTTCGAGTAAAAGTTTCAA GTTTCTGAGAATTAATTTGCCTGTTGGAGGTCATCCTGTTGcagtttcattttctgatgATGGATTATCTTTAGTTGCTGCTTCTCAAAGTCTTTCCGGTTCTTCTTTGTACATGTATGGGGTGGAAAAACCCAAACCTTCTGAGGAAGTAAAGCAGCAGCCCAAGCTTCCCCTGCCTGAAATCAAGTGGGAACATCACAAAGTTCACGAGAAATTAGGTATTCTCACCTTATCTGGGACCACCGCAAGTTATGGGAGTGCTGATGGGAGTACAATTGTTGCTTCATGCTCAGAAG GAACTGACATCATACTTTGGCATGGGAAAACCGGCAAGATTTTGGGGCATGTTGACACAAATCAGTTGAAAAACACCATGGCTGCTTTATCACCAAATGGGCGTTTCCTTGCTGCAGCTGCTTTTACTGCAGACGTGAAG GTGTGGGAGATTGTATATTCAAAGGATGGTTCAGTCAAGGAGGTCTCAAAAGCTATGCAACTTAAAGGGCATAAg AGTGCAGTAACTTGGTTATGCTTTACTCCTAACTCAGAACAAATTATCACAGCATCCAAAGATGGTTCAATAAGAATTTGGAATATCAATG TTCGATATCATATGGATGAGGATCCGAAAACTCTGAAGGTGTTTCCAATTCCACTTGATTTGGGTGGTGCAACTGTGCAGTATGATCGTCTTAGTTTATCTCCTGATGGAAAAATATTGGCAGCAACTCATGGTACAACACTACAGTGGCTATGTGTTGAAACTGGAAAGCTTTTGGACACAGCTGACAAAGCCCATGAAG GTGACATCACATGCATTGCATGGGCACCCAAGACGATTCCAATGG GTGATGAGAAAGTATTGGTTTTGGCCACATCAAGTATTGATAAGAAGGTAAAACTGTGGGCTGCTCCATCTCTCCCTGCACCATAA